One window of Populus nigra chromosome 5, ddPopNigr1.1, whole genome shotgun sequence genomic DNA carries:
- the LOC133695350 gene encoding histone acetyltransferase of the MYST family 1-like isoform X1 — translation MGSIDTPKNPENGSTTLPPATDASATYDGDQNPTNGMPPRVTEMTLLVESEVVKKRKTSMLPLEVGTRVMCRWRDCKYHPVKVIERRKMQSGGTNDYEYYVHYTEFNRRLDEWVKLEQLDLDSVETVVDEKVEDKVTSLKMTRHQKRKIDETHVEGHEELDAASLREHEEFTKVKNIATIELGRYEIETWYFSPFPPEYNDCLQVYFCEFCLNFMKRKEQLQRHMKKCDLKHPPGDEIYRSGTLSMFEIDGKKNKVYGQNLCYLAKLFLDHKTLYYDVDLFLFYVLCECDDRGCHMVGYFSKEKHSEESYNLACILTLPPYQRKGYGKFLIAFSYELSKKEGKVGTPERPLSDLGLLSYRGYWTRVLLDILKRHKGNISIKELSDMTAIKAEDILTTLQSLELIQYRKGQHVICADPKVLDRHLKAAGRGGLEVDVSKLIWTPYKEQG, via the exons ATGGGTTCGATTGACACCCCCAAAAATCCAGAGAACGGCTCCACGACTCTGCCTCCCGCCACCGACGCTTCCGCTACCTACGACGGCGATCAAAACCCTACTAACGGAATGCCTCCACGTGTCACCGAAATGACGCTTCTGGTCGAATCCGAAGTGGTTAAGAAGAGGAAAACGAGTATGTTACCGCTCGAGGTAGGCACTCGCGTTATGTGCCGTTGGAGAGACTGCAAATACCATCCGGTTAAGGTCATCGAGCGCCGTAAGATGCAGTCTGGTGGGACCAACGACTACGAGTATTACGTGCATTATACAGAGT TCAATAGGAGGCTTGATGAGTGGGTGAAACTTGAACAACTAGATCTTGATTCAGTGGAGACTGTTGTTGATGAAAAGGTGGAGGACAAG GTAACAAGCTTGAAAATGACACGCCACCAGAAACGGAAGATTGACGAGACGCATGTGGAG GGCCATGAGGAGCTTGATGCTGCCAGCTTACGTGAGCATGAGGAATtcacaaaagtaaaaaatatagccACCATTGAGCTTGGAAGATATGAGATTGAGACATGGTACTTCTCGCCTTTCCCACCAGAATACAACGATTGTCTGCAGGTGTACTTTTGTGAATTTTGCCTCAATTTCATGAAGCGTAAAGAGCAGCTCCAAAGGCATATG AAGAAGTGTGATCTCAAGCACCCGCCTGGTGATGAAATTTATCGAAGTGGCACATTATCAATGTTTGAG ataGATGGCAAAAAGAACAAGGTTTATGGGCAGAATCTTTGTTATTTGGCGAAGTTGTTTCTTGATCACAAGACCCTTTATTATGATGTTGACCTATttctattttatgttttatgcgAATGTGATGATCGAGGATGCCACATGGTTGGATATTTTTCCAAG GAAAAGCATTCTGAGGAATCCTATAATTTGGCATGTATCCTCACCCTTCCTCCTTATCAAAGGAAAGGCTATGGAAAGTTCTTAATTGCCTTCT CATATGAACTTTCCAAGAAAGAAGGTAAAGTTGGCACACCTGAAAGACCCCTTTCTGACCTGGGGTTGTTGAGCTACAGAGGATATTGGACCCGAGTTCTTTTAGACATCTTGAAAAGGCACAAGGGCAATATTTCTATCAAG GAGCTTAGTGACATGACAGCAATAAAGGCAGAGGATATTTTGACTACCCTTCAGAGCCTAGAATTGATTCAGTACAGGAAAGGGCAGCATGTGATATGTGCGGATCCGAAGGTACTGGATCGTCATCTAAAAGCTGCTGGTCGGGGTGGTCTTGAGGTTGATGTTAGCAAATTGATCTGGACTCCTTACAAAGAACAAGGCTGA
- the LOC133694334 gene encoding uncharacterized protein LOC133694334 — protein MGNGYNHHFHNQNLHLQHKSTFLPMLCSGATIKDVTLPKWEYRSMSISSTGPLSPEIGCMGQVKINSKIDGFPTSNKLTVTTKNNNNVKYSKLKRIFSGKNLTGTTTSIASSTAHRRRQVMVNGASGPKIDDSKENSVAVSIENMDPPLPVIKKVQQPADGGEASSLWKRRSGGLALKNLQLNRNNLAPTTL, from the coding sequence ATGGGTAACGGATACAACCACCATTTTCACAACCAAAACCTTCACCTCCAACACAAGAGCACATTCTTGCCTATGTTATGCTCAGGAGCAACCATCAAAGATGTGACTCTTCCAAAATGGGAATACCGGTCCATGTCCATCTCTAGTACTGGCCCTTTATCTCCAGAGATCGGTTGCATGGGGCAGGTCAAGATAAACAGCAAGATAGATGGCTTCCCTACTTCTAACAAGCTCACAGTTACTACCAAGAATAACAATAATGTCAAGTACTCCAAGCTCAAGAGGATCTTCTCTGGCAAGAATCTTACTGGCACCACCACATCAATAGCCAGTAGCACTGCTCATAGAAGAAGACAAGTGATGGTGAATGGTGCGAGTGGACCCAAGATTGATGATAGTAAAGAGAATTCTGTTGCAGTTAGCATAGAGAATATGGATCCTCCTTTGCCTGTAATCAAGAAGGTCCAACAACCAGCAGATGGTGGAGAAGCGAGTAGTCTTTGGAAGAGGAGATCCGGTGGGCTAGCATTGAAGAATTTGCAACTTAATAGGAATAATCTTGCACCAACCACTCTTTAA
- the LOC133695350 gene encoding histone acetyltransferase of the MYST family 1-like isoform X2: protein MGSIDTPKNPENGSTTLPPATDASATYDGDQNPTNGMPPRVTEMTLLVESEVVKKRKTSMLPLEVGTRVMCRWRDCKYHPVKVIERRKMQSGGTNDYEYYVHYTEFNRRLDEWVKLEQLDLDSVETVVDEKVEDKVTSLKMTRHQKRKIDETHVEGHEELDAASLREHEEFTKVKNIATIELGRYEIETWYFSPFPPEYNDCLQVYFCEFCLNFMKRKEQLQRHMKCDLKHPPGDEIYRSGTLSMFEIDGKKNKVYGQNLCYLAKLFLDHKTLYYDVDLFLFYVLCECDDRGCHMVGYFSKEKHSEESYNLACILTLPPYQRKGYGKFLIAFSYELSKKEGKVGTPERPLSDLGLLSYRGYWTRVLLDILKRHKGNISIKELSDMTAIKAEDILTTLQSLELIQYRKGQHVICADPKVLDRHLKAAGRGGLEVDVSKLIWTPYKEQG, encoded by the exons ATGGGTTCGATTGACACCCCCAAAAATCCAGAGAACGGCTCCACGACTCTGCCTCCCGCCACCGACGCTTCCGCTACCTACGACGGCGATCAAAACCCTACTAACGGAATGCCTCCACGTGTCACCGAAATGACGCTTCTGGTCGAATCCGAAGTGGTTAAGAAGAGGAAAACGAGTATGTTACCGCTCGAGGTAGGCACTCGCGTTATGTGCCGTTGGAGAGACTGCAAATACCATCCGGTTAAGGTCATCGAGCGCCGTAAGATGCAGTCTGGTGGGACCAACGACTACGAGTATTACGTGCATTATACAGAGT TCAATAGGAGGCTTGATGAGTGGGTGAAACTTGAACAACTAGATCTTGATTCAGTGGAGACTGTTGTTGATGAAAAGGTGGAGGACAAG GTAACAAGCTTGAAAATGACACGCCACCAGAAACGGAAGATTGACGAGACGCATGTGGAG GGCCATGAGGAGCTTGATGCTGCCAGCTTACGTGAGCATGAGGAATtcacaaaagtaaaaaatatagccACCATTGAGCTTGGAAGATATGAGATTGAGACATGGTACTTCTCGCCTTTCCCACCAGAATACAACGATTGTCTGCAGGTGTACTTTTGTGAATTTTGCCTCAATTTCATGAAGCGTAAAGAGCAGCTCCAAAGGCATATG AAGTGTGATCTCAAGCACCCGCCTGGTGATGAAATTTATCGAAGTGGCACATTATCAATGTTTGAG ataGATGGCAAAAAGAACAAGGTTTATGGGCAGAATCTTTGTTATTTGGCGAAGTTGTTTCTTGATCACAAGACCCTTTATTATGATGTTGACCTATttctattttatgttttatgcgAATGTGATGATCGAGGATGCCACATGGTTGGATATTTTTCCAAG GAAAAGCATTCTGAGGAATCCTATAATTTGGCATGTATCCTCACCCTTCCTCCTTATCAAAGGAAAGGCTATGGAAAGTTCTTAATTGCCTTCT CATATGAACTTTCCAAGAAAGAAGGTAAAGTTGGCACACCTGAAAGACCCCTTTCTGACCTGGGGTTGTTGAGCTACAGAGGATATTGGACCCGAGTTCTTTTAGACATCTTGAAAAGGCACAAGGGCAATATTTCTATCAAG GAGCTTAGTGACATGACAGCAATAAAGGCAGAGGATATTTTGACTACCCTTCAGAGCCTAGAATTGATTCAGTACAGGAAAGGGCAGCATGTGATATGTGCGGATCCGAAGGTACTGGATCGTCATCTAAAAGCTGCTGGTCGGGGTGGTCTTGAGGTTGATGTTAGCAAATTGATCTGGACTCCTTACAAAGAACAAGGCTGA